A genomic region of Macaca mulatta isolate MMU2019108-1 chromosome 5, T2T-MMU8v2.0, whole genome shotgun sequence contains the following coding sequences:
- the LOC721016 gene encoding acyl-protein thioesterase 1-like, translating to MCRNNMSARLPAIMSAAWKATAAVIFLHGLGDTGHGWTEAFAGIRSSHIKYICPHASDIIGLSPDSQEDEPGIKQAVENIKAFIDQEVKNGIPSNRIILGGFSQGGALSLYTALTTQQKLTGVTAFRCWFLFRASFPQGPISGANRDISIFQCHRDCDPLVPLVFGSLTVEKLKT from the exons ATGTGCAGAAACAACATGTCAGCCCGGCTGCCAGCCATCATGTCCGCCGCCTGGAAGGCCACCGCCGCGGTGATTTTCCTTCACGGCTTGGGAGATACTGGGCATGGATGGACAGAAGCCTTTGCAGGTATCAGAAGTTCACATATCAAATATATCTGCCCGCATGC GTCTGATATTATTGGGCTTTCACCAGATTCACAAGAGGATGAACCTGGGATTAAACAGGCGGTTGAAAATATAAAGGCTTTCATTGATCAAGAAGTGAAAAATGGCATTCCTTCTAACAGAATTATTTTGGGAGGATTTTCTCAGGGAGGAGCTTTATCTTTATATACTGCCCTTACCACGCAGCAGAAACTGACGGGTGTCACTGCGTTCAGATGCTGGTTTCTATTTCGGGCTTCATTTCCACAGGGTCCTATCAGTGGCGCTAATAGagatatttctattttccagTGCCACAGAGATTGTGACCCGTTAGTTCCCCTGGTGTTTGGTTCTCTTACggttgaaaaactaaaaacatag